TCTGTTCcaccagtttatttttttttccccttttttttgcCCATGACTTtaggctgagctgctgggtaCAGGGGACAGGCCTGCCAGAGGAATGCCCACCCACAGCCGAGGCATATCATCCATCTCAGCCTCAGAGGGAAATCCCAACATTTCTGCCTCCTTCCTTAACACAGAATCACAAAGCAGTTTGGATGGGAAGGGCCCTCTCAAGGTCACCATCCCACCCCCCTGCAGCAACCAGGGACACCCTCACTACATCAGGTtgttgaacatccccagggatgacGCCCCAaccacctcccctggcaccctGTTCCGCCTTCCCTTCACCTTCCGGGGGTGTGCCGGGTCACGCTGCGGTGCCGGTTCGGGGATTTACCGGGCCGAGCCGCAGGCAGACAGACCCTGAGGGAAGGGGGCGGCCGCCATCTTGTGCGCGGCTCCAGCCCCTGCCGCCATCTTGTGCGTGTCAGCAGTGCGGGCGGTGAGGGTCCCGCCGCCATCCCCGGGGCTGTAGCGGGCGGCGGGCATTGCCCCGGCTGCTTCCCCGGCTCTGCGGGGATCGGTGGCGGCCGCGGCAGGGAGATGGCAGCGCAGCGGCTCACCTCCTTACGCCATACCCCCCGGGGagcctctttctttccctccctcccgccaTGCACCGGCCCTCCTCAGGCAGTGATTGGGCGCGGGGACTGCCGGTCCGGGAGATTTGAGCGGTAACGGCCGCGGCGGTGCCTGCCGGCGGTGAGCGCTGCGCTCCGGAACCCGCTGCCCCGGTACCCGCTGCCCCGGTACCGCACAGGGACTGGGAGGTCTCTACCCGGGACCCCGGGGGTCGGGGTCTCTCCTCCTCCGTCCCTGGGTCCGTTCTCGGCTGAGTCTCAGCGATGTTTCCCGCAGAAACCTCAGCGCTTGGTGCCCCTGTGCTGCCGAGGCGCTGGCGGTGACGGCTCCGCTGAATTCTGTGCTCGATGTGCAGCACCGGCTCGGCTCCCAGCCCCGTTCGGAGCTTCTGGGGGTTCCTTGTCTGTTCCCACTGCTCAGACATCGACACTGGGAACGCTTTCTCCTTGCAGGTGCTGAGGTGACTTTGCGAGAGCTCTGCGGCTCgcaggatggctgcaggggACTATGAGGAGATTCTCAAGTACTACGAACTGCACGAAACGATTGGGACAGGTAGGCTGGAGCTGTGAGAGCCAGCGGGAGCTGAACAGCCAGCTCAGGATTTGTCTGAGGATTCAGTAGCTCTAAATGCAGAATCTTTAGGTTGTGTCcggaggaggccctggagctgctgggagggctggagcagctctggagacagggggagagagctgggggtgttcagcctggagaaccagcaggaacagggaggggatcatccctctgtactcagctctgatGAGGCCACGTCTTGAGCACcgtgttcagttctgggcacctcactacaggagggacagagaagtgctggagagtgtccagagaagggcaacaaggCTCATtcagggcctggagcacaaatcctgtgaggggctgaggagctgggggtgtttggtctggagcagaggaggtgagaggagacctgATGGCTTTCTGCAACTGCCTCAAGGGAgggtggagggaggagggaaaaagcctctgctcctgagggatgggataggagcagagggaatggatgggagctgtgccaggggagctttGGATGGGTGTTAGGAAATATTTAGTCAgtgagagggttgtcaggcattggaatggcccaggagagtggtggagtccccatccctggaggcatttaaaaggcatttggaggTGGTCCCTAAGGACAGGGTTTGGTGGTTGgtgatggtgttggtcaaaggttgggctggatgagctaggaggtctcttccaacctaaacatcctgggattctgtgagaacagaaggcaggctgcaatggggagaccttagagcaccttccagtgcctgaaggggctccaggaaagctggggagggacttgggacaagggcctggagggatgggaccctgcgagggggaagggtttggagctgggagaggggagatggagaggagaaatcctttggggtgagggtgctgagccccaggttgcccccagaagctgtggctgccccatccctggcagtgctgaaggttggatggggcttggagcaccctgggctgggggaggggtccctgaccatggcaggggctTGGGTTACCTGGTGTTTAAATGTCCCTATCAGCATGAACCATTCTGTATTTCAAGGCTGTATGTTGAGGGGCAGAAGTCTGAAATGTAATTGGCGTTTTGTAGCACTGATCAGTGCCTCTAATGAAGACACTGCACGCTGTGCAGGCTGCATTTCCCAGAGCAATTCTCAGACTCTTAGCAAGAAAGCATGTCATCATGCTGAGCTTTAAACATGTCTCCTCTGAATTCTAGGTGGGTTTGCAAAGGTAAAACGTGCCCGGCATCTTCTCACTGGTGAAAAAGTTGCAATAAAAATCATGGACAAACTTGCTCTAGGGGTAAGCCTAAAGATACTTTAAAGTTGATAGCGTCTTCTGCTGGTTTTGGtgctcagaaaaacaaaggggTGTGACATAACAAAATGCTGCCTGCTTGCCCTGCTGGCTATTGATGGATGCTGCAGACTTGATAGAGTTTTAGCAGAAGACCAGAAAGCTTGTTCCCTcatggggagagggcagccttCTCTGTCTGTCAAATAGATGAAGCTAAATATTATTAGAATAATTCCAACAGAATGGTGATGACAATACTTAACTATTTTGCATCTGTACCCCTTGGTTTAGCTCATCAGTGTGCCAGAATTGTAGGGGAGTAAGGGCAGACTTGTTGGTGGGTATAATTTGAGGAGCTGAGTTGTATGCTGTTGTATGGATGGTGTGAAATGTTGAGTTCCAGAGCAGCCTGGTGCTTACAGTGATGTACAAGCTGTCAAAGTGGTTGGCACTTTCACCCCTTGCTGGTTTTGTCTCTCAGGATGACTTGCCCCGTGTGAAAGTAGAAATTGATGCCATGAAGCACTTGAGCCACCAGCATATTTGCCAGTTGTACCACGTGATAGAGACATCCAAGAAAATATTCATGGTCTTGGAGGTAATAAAGGGTGTTTGTGCCACGGGAAATGTTCCTGGGTTTAGCTGCACTGGTGGATAAGACTTCAAATGAAATAATTCCTAAAAAGTTACTAGATGAGCTTCAAGTTGTTGTCCAGTGCTTGTCCTGTTTAGATTTCCTTCACTCCTTGTCCTAAGTGTGTTCTCTCCTGTGTGCAGTACTGCCCTGGGGGAGAGCTGTTTGACTACATCATTTCCAAGGACCACCTCTCAGAAGAGGAAGCTCGCGTCTTCTTTCGGCAGATTGTCTCAGCAATTGCTTATGTTCACAGCTGTGGATATGCCCACAGGGATCTCAAACCAGTGAGTCTGAATACCCAGATTTGCAGATAACAAATGCacacttttatttctctgttagGAACAGGAGTAAGTTGTGCCTTCTCCATTCTCTTAGAGCTCTTTATCTCTCCAGAAGAGtgatatttctgtttcctgctcTGTTCCTGAGCTGACCTGGATGCAGCTGTATCTGAGGAAGGAGCTTCCcctgaaagagaagcagaacaCTCCAtttgggagaggagcagagacatAGATCTCACTGTCAATATTGATTAGgtcttttttttatcctcttcaTTCCAGCTTGTACCTGGAGAGAGTCTTTAACTGTTGGTTTTTCACACCACACAAAGGGAAGTGTGATGAGAGTTTAGAAAGTGGTGGCTAGACAGAAGTTGTAGGGGAAGATGTGTGCTACCAGACCCACCCTGTGGCTGTGCTGTCATCATAGACTAAAGTCAGCAGTTAAGAATAGAGGACTTGAATCCATTTCTCACTGAAAATGTtagaaatttgcatttttagagATTCTGACATCTCCAAGAAAAGCGAATTCTGAGTGCACTAGTGTTTTCCTAGGCAGCTCATGAAATCTTTGTCTCCAGAGTTCTCCCCCAGTTAAGCATTGTGTGTATCTTTGGGGAGCAGTTGGTTTGTAGCTGGACAGCAGGCAGGTTTACAGGTCGATAGCTTGAGTGGGAAGTGACTTTTAGAGGCATTTGCTTGAACCTCCTGCTCCCAAGGATGAGGCAGCACATCGTGGTGGGCAACCTCTTCACTGTCCTCATGAAGAGAAAGTTTCTTCCAGATTCCCTGTCTAAACACATCTCTTGGTGCTTGTTGTCTGTTGTTGTGGTCCCACCACACACTGCTGTGTCTTCATGCCCCCCTtgtagaatcctagaatgggctgggttggaagggagctcagagctcatcaagtccaacccttgatccactccccccgtggttcccagcccatggcactcagtgccacatccaggctctttggaaagatctccagacacggagaatccactacttccctgggcagcccattccaatgcctgatcaccctctccagaaagaaattctttctcatctccaacctaaacctcccctggcacaacttgagaccctttgtgccctcttgtcttgctgagagttgcctgggaaaagagcccaacccccccctggctccaacctcctttcagggagttgcagagagtgatgaggtctcccctgagcctcctcttctccagcctcaacacccccagctccctcagcccttcctcacagcaattctgctggatcccttcacagcctccttgctcttctctggacctgctccagcacctcaatctccttcctgagctgaggggcccagaactggacacaggactcaagctgtggcctccccagggctgagcacaggggcagaatcccttccctggacctgctggccacgctgttcctgagccagcccaggatgccattggccttcttggccacctgggcacactgctggctcatgttcagcttcctggcaatccagactccaaggtccctctctgtctggctgctctccaaccactgtgcccagcctgtaggGCTGCATGGGGGTAGTAAAAGGCTGCCATGAGGTCTCAATGAAGCTCTCTCACCTACAAGCTGCACAGACATCTTCCCCACAGCTTCTTGGAACAAATTGCCTAGGGAAGTTtttgatgccccatccctggcagtgtctcagcccaggttggatggggcttggagcaccctgagctgtgggaggtgtccctgcctgtgcagggggattggaactggaggagctttaaggtccattcccacccaaaccactctgtgatcTTTGTGATTCTACTCATGAAGCAAGTGTCCCCTGAGCAGACTGCTGCCATCCCTCAACATTACATCTGTTTGATGTCTgtcctgtgctgggggagggagaaCAGAACCTAGATGCACTGTGCTCGTTGTGCTGAacacagagctggagaaacTTCCCCAACTCTGCTCACTATGCTCCTTTTAATACAGTCCATGATAGCATGGCACTGCTGCCCACCCTTTCTGCCAGAacaggctgctgcctcccacccAGCCTGCTGGCAGGTATTCCCCATCTCCAATATGCTATGTATTCAATTAGCAGCTCAGCAAAATCTCCAGAGGAGAGCTTTATGGAAGTTCTAGCTACTAATGACAAGATGAAATAAAGTGAATTAAAATGTGGTGGTTTAGATACTTGGATTATCAAAACATTGATgactactttttctttttttttgcaggaaaatCTGCTGATTGATGGGGATCATAATTTGAAACTAATAGACTTTGGACTTTGTGCAAAGCCAAAGGTAATAGTATCCATTGCTTTCACAGATTAGGGCTAAATGAGCTACTACATGCACataaaaaatgcatgtttgaCTTCAGAGTTCAATGCAGAAACTTGCCCCAAACCCCTAAACCCAAGCTATTTGCATGGCTGTAATCCAGTCACTAGTTACTCAAGTGTgtgagagagcagctgacaaAGTGTTACAGCCAGACTGTGCCATCgtttcttctgtcttctggcATAGTCTGAGGCAGACATCATTTTGTATGCATAGCACCTGCTGTCACAAATAAAGGCCTGTGAACCTTATGTTGGTATTTTTCCCTGATAAGTTCCACTGGTgtatgttttgttgttttttttccacaagattTGCATGTATGTGGAGATTGTGGATGAAATCAAATAGTTTATTCCAGTTACATTTACAGTCTCATTCCAAATGCTTGTACTGAGTTGTCAGCTTCACGTGTGATGTAACTGCTGTTAGTAATTTAATGGGAAGAAGGTCTTACTGACAATTACTTATCCTCAGATTGCTTTCCTTGGCCCAAGGTAGAGCACCCTGAGGGCCATCAAGACCATCACCCTGGTGGTGTAAAGTCATCTTCTGATGTGCTTAGAACAAAGAGCAGGCAAAGTAATAACATAGCTTTCATATGGAAGTATTTCTTGTGTTCTTCATGAAgctgtttcattaaatattGATATAAGTGACCAGCTAGCCTCATGGCCAGTACTCTAGGATCATTTCTTCCAGAGCTGTGTTGAATTTCTCTTCAGAGTCACAAAAGGAGGTGTTCTtgtcagaggagcagcagcaggaaagacTGCTGGGATAACAGCTGAGAGAGCAGCTTGGTGTCTGCATGTTCATGGGTTACTCATGTTCTCAGACAGTTTGTATTACACCAAAGCACATGTATTACACATTACACATGTATTACACCAAAGCAAAATACATGATGAGCAGAGAAGGTGAAGCCTCTGAGGCCCCTGGTGTTCTTTCTAGAAGACCTGAGCTGTGTTGAAGCCAGTGCCTCTGTGTGATGGGTTTCCTGTCTCTCCTAGGGTGGCCTTGATTACCATCTGAACACCTGCTGTGGAAGCCCAGCCTATGCAGCACCAGAGCTGATTCAGGGAAAAGCCTATATTGGCTCAGAGGTATGTAGcacagttttgggtttttcccccACACCTGTGTGTTTAAAGGTGTAATGGCCAGACATCCTCACTGGGTTTGTCTCCTGAACCCTGATGGAGCACTGTTGCCCTGGTGGGTCTCAGAAGCTGTGTGACTatccccagcagccacagcctggaACAGCAGACCATTCTCTTGGCCACAGGAGCTGGCTGGTTTAACTAATTCTTTGATATC
The DNA window shown above is from Calypte anna isolate BGI_N300 chromosome Z, bCalAnn1_v1.p, whole genome shotgun sequence and carries:
- the MELK gene encoding maternal embryonic leucine zipper kinase, which codes for MAAGDYEEILKYYELHETIGTGGFAKVKRARHLLTGEKVAIKIMDKLALGDDLPRVKVEIDAMKHLSHQHICQLYHVIETSKKIFMVLEYCPGGELFDYIISKDHLSEEEARVFFRQIVSAIAYVHSCGYAHRDLKPENLLIDGDHNLKLIDFGLCAKPKGGLDYHLNTCCGSPAYAAPELIQGKAYIGSEADIWSMGVLLYALLCGFLPFDDDNVMAVYRKIMRGKYSVPKWLSPSSTLLLDQMLQVDPKKRITVKHLLSHPWLMQGYSDAVQWQSKYSLGNLDEDCVAELSVFHKQSRESILELISEWKYDQMSATYLLLHSKKARGKRVRLRAPCQAGPGSTAPSAGLRVVVERSTQPNNP